The DNA window TTACGTCAAGGTATTCACCTGCGCGGTTACGCACAGAAAAACCCGAAACAAGAGTACAAACGTGAGTCGTTTGAACTGTTTGAAGGTCTGCTGGAAGCACTGAAAACCGATGTAATTACCGTATTGTCTCGTGTACGTGTTCAGCAACAAGAAGAAGTTGAGCGTATGGAAGAGCAACGTCGCGCACAAGCTGAAGAAGCGGCTCGTCGTGCACAGGCTCAACATGCGGCAGCTGAAAACCAGTTATCTGATGGTGAAGAGTCAGAAGGTTCAAACCAGCCAGTCGTTCGTGATGAACGTAAAGTTGGACGTAATGAGCCTTGTCCGTGTGGCAGTGGTAAGAAGTACAAGCAGTGCCACGGTAAAATTGACTAATATAGTTTGATAATTTACAGAGAAAGAGTCGCTTATGCGGCTCTTTTTTTAAGTAAATTTTAATGCCAGTTGGGTTACCTGTCTGTAAGGTATAAGCATTTCATCTTTAGGAAGTATTCTCCATGAAAAGAATTCACATTGTTGCAGCGATCATTTTTAACCAAGACAAATCGCAGATCTTCATCACCAAGCGTCCAGATGATAAGCATAAAGGCGGCTTTTGGGAGTTTCCCGGAGGGAAAGTCGAGCCTGATGAAAGCATAGAGCAAGCGATGATTCGTGAGTTAGATGAAGAAATAGGTATTCGTGTAACAGAGCAGACATTGTTCGAGCACTTAGAGTTTGACTACCCAGATAAGTCTTTGAAGTTTGATTTTATCCTCGTAACAGCTTTTGAAAATGAACCTTATGGAAAAGAAGGCCAGGAAGGGCTTTGGGTTGACGTTGGCAATTTGCCTGAATATGCCTTTCCTGAGGCCAACGTACCTATCCTTGAGCGCGTGGTACAAGAGTTTTCTTTGTAGTTTACAACGCTGCCAATCGTAGTAAATCATTGCTCATTCTAGCTTGTTAAAATACTCGATGACTGCGTTAAAAATTTTGATCGTAGAGCTGCTACTTATCAAAAATTATTGTCTTGCCATCAAGCATTTTTCCTACGCTAGCTCTGAACACTTATTTACTGTGATTGGCATAAGTATCTTGTGGTTCTCAAGGTATGTTGTTAGTTTAAAAAGATTCAGCGAAACGAAGAAAACTCGTCATCCATATAAGGAGATAAAACGCAATGGTTCGTATTGCAATTGCAGGGGCAGCAGGCCGCATGGGCCGTAACTTAGTTAAGGCTTCTCATCATAATCAGG is part of the Vibrio sp. B1FLJ16 genome and encodes:
- the mutT gene encoding 8-oxo-dGTP diphosphatase MutT, with protein sequence MKRIHIVAAIIFNQDKSQIFITKRPDDKHKGGFWEFPGGKVEPDESIEQAMIRELDEEIGIRVTEQTLFEHLEFDYPDKSLKFDFILVTAFENEPYGKEGQEGLWVDVGNLPEYAFPEANVPILERVVQEFSL